Proteins from one Coffea arabica cultivar ET-39 chromosome 8c, Coffea Arabica ET-39 HiFi, whole genome shotgun sequence genomic window:
- the LOC113707237 gene encoding tryptophan--tRNA ligase, chloroplastic/mitochondrial isoform X1, with protein sequence MGRAPALLSQFLSLSTTAGPHFRASMTCRLNPRKYLNGTAKIPPIRENLRCLCSVAVSEPATSEPSSTPVKKRIVSGVQPTGSIHLGNYLGAIKNWIDLQNAYDTLFFIVDLHAITLPYDTQQLSKATKETAAIYLACGVDPSKASVFVQSHVRAHVELMWLLSSTTPIGWLNRMIQFKEKSLKAGDENVGVALLTYPVLMASDILLYQSDYVPVGDDQKQHLELTRELAQRVNYLYGGRKWKKLGGRGGAIFKVPEPLIPPAGARVMSLTDGLSKMSKSAPSDQSRINLLDPKDVVNNKIKRCKTDSFPGLEFDNSERPECNNLLSIYQLVTGKTKQEVAEECRDMNWGTFKPVLTDALIAHLHPIQVRYGEIMSDASYLDSVLAEGARKAADIADNTLKNVYQAMGFLR encoded by the exons ATGGGGCGGGCACCCGCACTTCTCTCGCAATTCCTCTCTTTGTCAACGACGGCTGGGCCTCACTTCAGAGCTTCCAT GACATGTAGATTGAATCCGAGGAAATACTTGAACGGAACCGCCAAAATTCCGCCGATTCGCGAAAATTTGCGATGTCTCTGCAGCGTAGCCGTCTCGGAGCCTGCGACTTCAGAACCGTCTTCCACTCCCGTAAA GAAGAGGATAGTCTCTGGTGTGCAGCCCACAGGATCCATACATCTTGGCAATTATCTTGGGGCTATAAAAAATTGGATTGACTTGCAA AACGCATATGACACCCTTTTCTTCATTGTGGACCTGCATGCG ATCACCTTGCCTTATGATACACAACAGCTATccaaagcaacaaaagaaacagCAGCAATTTACTTGGCATGTGGAGTGGATCCCTCCAAG GCTTCAGTGTTTGTGCAGTCTCATGTCCGTGCTCATGTAGAATTGATGTGGCTGCTCAGTTCTACAACCCCAATTGGTTGGCTGAATAGAATGATCCAATTCAAggagaaatcattgaaagcg GGAGATGAAAATGTTGGGGTTGCTCTGCTGACATATCCTGTCCTAATGGCGTCTGATATTTTGCTATACCAG TCTGATTATGTCCCTGTTGGGGATGATCAGAAACAACATCTGGAGTTAACTCGAGAACTTGCTCAGCGTGTTAACTATCTTTATGGAGGAAGGAAGTGGAAGAAATTGGGAGG GCGAGGTGGTGCAATTTTTAAG GTTCCGGAACCCCTTATTCCACCTGCTGGAGCTCGAGTCATGTCCCTAACTGATGGTCTTTCAAAG ATGTCCAAATCGGCGCCTTCTGATCAGTCTCGAATCAATTTGCTTGACCCTAAAGAT GTTgtcaataataaaattaagcgTTGCAAGACTGACTCATTTCCTGG CCTGGAATTTGATAACTCTGAAAGACCTGAATGTAACAATCTTCTCTCAATTTATCAGCTCGTCACGGGGAAGACAAAGCAG GAAGTGGCTGAAGAATGTCGAGATATGAACTGGGGGACGTTCAAACCCGTCCTTACAGATGCTTTGATCGCTCACTTGCATCCCATCCAG GTTCGATATGGGGAAATCATGTCTGATGCAAGTTACCTAGATTCAGTGTTGGCTGAAGGTGCTAGAAAAGCTGCAGACATTGCAGATAATACCCTCAAAAATGTGTACCAAGCTATGGGATTCTTGCGGTGA
- the LOC113706140 gene encoding histidine-containing phosphotransfer protein 4-like: MPTYLTSDSELWFNLQGYLDEQFIQLEELQDDANPNFVEEVVRVFYNDSARLIRNIEMAMGKNPMDFGKLDDVMHQFKGSCSGIGAKKVKRECTRFQDYCKEEDPEGCMGAFQAVKQEHATLKGKLDAYFQLTRQC, translated from the exons ATGCCCACATATCTAACATCCGATTCTGAGTTGTGGTTTAATTTGCAGGGCTATCTTGATGAGCAATTTATTCAGCTGGAAGAATTGCAAGATGATGCTAACCCTAACTTTGTGGAGGAAGTTGTCAGGGTTTTCTACAATGATTCAGCAAGACTGATCCGTAACATTGAAATGGCAAT GGGGAAAAACCCTATGGACTTTGGCAAGTTGGATGATGTCATGCACCAGTTCAAGGGTAGCTGCTCAGG CATTGGTGCCAAAAAGGTGAAAAGGGAATGCACCCGATTCCAAGACTACTGCAAGGAAGAGGACCCTGAAGG ATGCATGGGGGCCTTCCAAGCAGTGAAGCAAGAACATGCAACCCTAAAGGGGAAACTAGATGCTTACTTTCAG TTGACAAGGCAATGTTGA
- the LOC113707237 gene encoding tryptophan--tRNA ligase, chloroplastic/mitochondrial isoform X3, giving the protein MSLQRSRLGACDFRTVFHSRKNAYDTLFFIVDLHAITLPYDTQQLSKATKETAAIYLACGVDPSKASVFVQSHVRAHVELMWLLSSTTPIGWLNRMIQFKEKSLKAGDENVGVALLTYPVLMASDILLYQSDYVPVGDDQKQHLELTRELAQRVNYLYGGRKWKKLGGRGGAIFKVPEPLIPPAGARVMSLTDGLSKMSKSAPSDQSRINLLDPKDVVNNKIKRCKTDSFPGLEFDNSERPECNNLLSIYQLVTGKTKQEVAEECRDMNWGTFKPVLTDALIAHLHPIQVRYGEIMSDASYLDSVLAEGARKAADIADNTLKNVYQAMGFLR; this is encoded by the exons ATGTCTCTGCAGCGTAGCCGTCTCGGAGCCTGCGACTTCAGAACCGTCTTCCACTCCCGTAAA AACGCATATGACACCCTTTTCTTCATTGTGGACCTGCATGCG ATCACCTTGCCTTATGATACACAACAGCTATccaaagcaacaaaagaaacagCAGCAATTTACTTGGCATGTGGAGTGGATCCCTCCAAG GCTTCAGTGTTTGTGCAGTCTCATGTCCGTGCTCATGTAGAATTGATGTGGCTGCTCAGTTCTACAACCCCAATTGGTTGGCTGAATAGAATGATCCAATTCAAggagaaatcattgaaagcg GGAGATGAAAATGTTGGGGTTGCTCTGCTGACATATCCTGTCCTAATGGCGTCTGATATTTTGCTATACCAG TCTGATTATGTCCCTGTTGGGGATGATCAGAAACAACATCTGGAGTTAACTCGAGAACTTGCTCAGCGTGTTAACTATCTTTATGGAGGAAGGAAGTGGAAGAAATTGGGAGG GCGAGGTGGTGCAATTTTTAAG GTTCCGGAACCCCTTATTCCACCTGCTGGAGCTCGAGTCATGTCCCTAACTGATGGTCTTTCAAAG ATGTCCAAATCGGCGCCTTCTGATCAGTCTCGAATCAATTTGCTTGACCCTAAAGAT GTTgtcaataataaaattaagcgTTGCAAGACTGACTCATTTCCTGG CCTGGAATTTGATAACTCTGAAAGACCTGAATGTAACAATCTTCTCTCAATTTATCAGCTCGTCACGGGGAAGACAAAGCAG GAAGTGGCTGAAGAATGTCGAGATATGAACTGGGGGACGTTCAAACCCGTCCTTACAGATGCTTTGATCGCTCACTTGCATCCCATCCAG GTTCGATATGGGGAAATCATGTCTGATGCAAGTTACCTAGATTCAGTGTTGGCTGAAGGTGCTAGAAAAGCTGCAGACATTGCAGATAATACCCTCAAAAATGTGTACCAAGCTATGGGATTCTTGCGGTGA
- the LOC113707237 gene encoding tryptophan--tRNA ligase, chloroplastic/mitochondrial isoform X2, whose translation MGRAPALLSQFLSLSTTAGPHFRASMTCRLNPRKYLNGTAKIPPIRENLRCLCSVAVSEPATSEPSSTPVKKRIVSGVQPTGSIHLGNYLGAIKNWIDLQNAYDTLFFIVDLHAITLPYDTQQLSKATKETAAIYLACGVDPSKASVFVQSHVRAHVELMWLLSSTTPIGWLNRMIQFKEKSLKAGDENVGVALLTYPVLMASDILLYQLLMVSNFCYRRGGAIFKVPEPLIPPAGARVMSLTDGLSKMSKSAPSDQSRINLLDPKDVVNNKIKRCKTDSFPGLEFDNSERPECNNLLSIYQLVTGKTKQEVAEECRDMNWGTFKPVLTDALIAHLHPIQVRYGEIMSDASYLDSVLAEGARKAADIADNTLKNVYQAMGFLR comes from the exons ATGGGGCGGGCACCCGCACTTCTCTCGCAATTCCTCTCTTTGTCAACGACGGCTGGGCCTCACTTCAGAGCTTCCAT GACATGTAGATTGAATCCGAGGAAATACTTGAACGGAACCGCCAAAATTCCGCCGATTCGCGAAAATTTGCGATGTCTCTGCAGCGTAGCCGTCTCGGAGCCTGCGACTTCAGAACCGTCTTCCACTCCCGTAAA GAAGAGGATAGTCTCTGGTGTGCAGCCCACAGGATCCATACATCTTGGCAATTATCTTGGGGCTATAAAAAATTGGATTGACTTGCAA AACGCATATGACACCCTTTTCTTCATTGTGGACCTGCATGCG ATCACCTTGCCTTATGATACACAACAGCTATccaaagcaacaaaagaaacagCAGCAATTTACTTGGCATGTGGAGTGGATCCCTCCAAG GCTTCAGTGTTTGTGCAGTCTCATGTCCGTGCTCATGTAGAATTGATGTGGCTGCTCAGTTCTACAACCCCAATTGGTTGGCTGAATAGAATGATCCAATTCAAggagaaatcattgaaagcg GGAGATGAAAATGTTGGGGTTGCTCTGCTGACATATCCTGTCCTAATGGCGTCTGATATTTTGCTATACCAG TTACTCatggtttcaaatttttgttacaGGCGAGGTGGTGCAATTTTTAAG GTTCCGGAACCCCTTATTCCACCTGCTGGAGCTCGAGTCATGTCCCTAACTGATGGTCTTTCAAAG ATGTCCAAATCGGCGCCTTCTGATCAGTCTCGAATCAATTTGCTTGACCCTAAAGAT GTTgtcaataataaaattaagcgTTGCAAGACTGACTCATTTCCTGG CCTGGAATTTGATAACTCTGAAAGACCTGAATGTAACAATCTTCTCTCAATTTATCAGCTCGTCACGGGGAAGACAAAGCAG GAAGTGGCTGAAGAATGTCGAGATATGAACTGGGGGACGTTCAAACCCGTCCTTACAGATGCTTTGATCGCTCACTTGCATCCCATCCAG GTTCGATATGGGGAAATCATGTCTGATGCAAGTTACCTAGATTCAGTGTTGGCTGAAGGTGCTAGAAAAGCTGCAGACATTGCAGATAATACCCTCAAAAATGTGTACCAAGCTATGGGATTCTTGCGGTGA